A region of the Chryseobacterium cucumeris genome:
ATATAATATGAAAAGCAGTGTCGGAAAAAGTCTTCTTTTCGACCGTTTACTGCACAACTGGGGAACACCGCCGGTTATTCTTGATCAGACAAGAAGTGAAAAAAGTGCTGAATCTATCAAGAAAAGACTTACCTACAGGGGATATTGGGATGCTGATGTCAATTTTAAACATACACTGGATTCAGCTTCCAAAAAAGCATCGGTTAATTATTCCATCAAACATAATGATCCTACACGTATCAAGGATTACTTCTATAATATTCCGGATCAGGGGATCAAAGGGTATTACAACTATAATCTGAACAGAAGTCTTGTAAGATCCGGACAGATCCTTGACCAGACCGTTCTGGAAAGAGAGGTTACCAGAATCACCGATCTGATGAGAGAGTTTGGTTTCTACAGGTTCAATGCTTCCAATGATGAAGTTTATTTCGTTGCAGATTCCCTTAAAAGTAGAAAACAGGTTCCTTTAACCCTGGAAATTCATAAAGATTCTCTGGATACTCCCTATAAAATAGCCACTTTTGGAAATATTGACGTTGCTATTGTGGATGAACCCGGTGATTATCCTAAAAATACCAAAAAAGACAGCTTAAGGAGAATAAGATTTCATACGATGAATGACAAATACAAACTTTCATCGGTTTGGAGAGCGATTATTCCGGACAGTAAAAAGGTTTTTGACCAAACGAAACTGGACGTAACCAAGAGAAATCTTTTATCGATGAATAACTTCAGCATCGTTAAAGCGAGAGACTCACTGAGACAAGGCGGAATGACCTCTCCTAACGACAGTATTGTTGATGTTTTGTATGTACTGAAACCACTTCCGAAATACGAACTTAAAGTGGGAACAGATATTAACTATTCTCAGGTTTTAAACCTGGGGATCTCTCCTTCTGTGGACCTTACCACCCGAAATGTTTTTAGAGGAGCGGAAAACCTTTCTACCAGTCTTTCAGGAACATTTGGTTCTATCAGAAGTACAAAAGATATCAGTAAAAGAGTTGCAGCCTACGAAATATCGGCTCAGGCATCCCTGAACTTCCCAAGACTGCTGCTTCCTTTTAATTATTATAAATTCATTCCAAAACGATACACACCTACATCATCTATTTTGCTGGGGGCGTCGATACAGAACAACATCGGTTTGGGAAGGTTGATTTTCAATACGGGACTGAATTATCAGGCAAGTGTTAATGATCAGGTGTATCACAAGCTTACTTTATTCAATACTCAGGTCAGTCTGACAAAAAATAAAGATGCGTACTATGACTACTTTGTGAATGACGGAAGGGTAAAAGATGAAGTTTTCGGAAATTATTTTATGTTTAGCCCGGAAACCGCGCAGACCGGACAAGATTACAAAGATGGAAAACTGAATGTAGATGAAGTTTCCAAAATGATTATTGAGAACGATGCTTACCGTGGAAGTCTTAATCAGCAGGGAAGAGATCTTTTAACGGCCTTTACCGGAACATTGGTCAACAAAGACAGACAGACCCAAGATGTCCTTATCTCTTCTATGATCTATAATTTTGTTTATAGTGAAATTGGAAAAAAGGAATATCCAAATGCCTTTTATTTTAACGGAAAAGTTGAGCTTGCGGGAAATATATTGAGTATATTCAATAAAAAGGATAACGGCGGAGGTATTGTTACCGGCCCGCAAGGAACTATTTTCGGACTGCCTTACGCACAGTTTGTAAAATTTGATATTGATACAAGAAAATATTTCAAGTTTAACGGAAACCAGACATTGGTGCTGCGCCAGTTTATCGGAGTTGGAATACCTTACGGAAACTCTCAGGATATGCCCATCATCAAGTCTTATTTCAACGGAGGTTCCAACGATATCAGAGCCTGGGTAGCCTTTGGAGGATTAGGTCCTGCAGATTCCCAGGTGGATGAAAGAGTTCGTACCTATATGACAGACAATCTAAAGCTTACCACTAATATTGAATATCGAATTCCTTTCAATAAAACTTATGAAGGCGCTTTATTTACCGATATCGGAAATACATGGAGTCTTCGTAACTATAACGATGGATATGGAGATGAATTTAAGTTCGGTAAGTTCTGGAAACAGGTGGGTATCGGAAGTGGATTCGGATTAAGATTAAATATTGCTTATGTAACGGCGAGAATTGACCTTGCGTATAAGATCTATGACCCGAATAAACCTGAAGGCGACCGATGGAGATTCAAATTCATCCAGCCTTTCAAACCAACAGTTAATATCGCGTTCGGATATCCTTTCTAATCCGGAGAAACGCCTAAAATAAAATAGACTACAGCAATCACACGGGCGAGGATTTCCCTCGTCTGGTTTCTGTAGAAACTCTCGGGTTTTGTGACATCCTGCGCATCAAACCCCAGGGCATTCATATCATTATTTCTTGCAAAAAACAATGCTCTCAGGTTGTGATATCCCTGAGATACAATAATGACATTCTTCTTCTTATAAACATCCTTACAACGCAGAATGCTTTTATAGGTATTGAACCCTTTCGGATCTTCTACAATAATATCTTCCGGAACACCTTCCTGGTTAACCAGATAATTTCTCATAGCTCCCGGCTCGTTATAACCTTTGCTTTTTTCCCCGCTTACTATAATTTTCTTGATTTTTCCATGATGGTAAAGAAGGGCAGTCGCATCCATTCTTTTGGTGAAATAAGGGTTTGATTTTCCTGATCTCATTTTTGGAGATGTCCCCAGAACCAGTGCAATTTCCCTTGGCGGAATTTTTGAGATTTTGGTATAAGTTCTTCCGTTGGTAAGCCCGAAAACCCACACATTACAGAAGCATATCATCAGAATTCCCAATTCCAGTGATATAAATCCAAGGTTAAATATGTTCCTAATAATTCTCAACTAAGATCAAAGTTAAGCTTTATTTTTTTACTTTTCACAATAGACATACAAGCTAAAATATGTCCCTGCTCCTCCTCTTTTTCGGTAAGATACTCATTCTCCAGCAGTTCTACTTCCCCTTCCTCCAGAGAACATTCACAGCTTCCACAGATTCCTGACTTGCAGGAATAAGGAACAGGGAATTTCTGCATCAAAAGCTGCTGTAAGATTTTATCCTTATTATCAGGCAGATAAGTGGTGTATTTCTTTCCAAGCATGGTAAATTCAACCTCTATATTTTCAATAAGAGGAAATTCTCTTTCCACAGGATAAATATCGTCATTAAATTCTTCAAAAAGTTCAAAATGGATATTCTTTTTCGGAATTCCGTGATGATAGCAGGCATTAGCCAAAGTTTTGATCATTTCACCTTTTCCACAGATCAGCACTTCGTCTACAGCATCCCAGATGGTAGATTCCTCGTCTGTATCATCCAAATGAAGGATCTGATTGATGATAAGATTCAGCTTTTTTTCATCAAGTCTTCCATAAAAAAACTGATCTGCCGTTTTCTCCTGAGAAAAAAAGTAAAATATCTGAAGTCTGTCACCACATGTTCTGGCAAGATTATCCAGCTGTTCGCGATAGACTAAATCTTCTGAACTTTTATTTCCAAAAAATAAGAACAGCCGTGTTCTGGGTTCGTTGTGGAGAATATTTTTAAAATGACTCAAAATGGGCGTAATCCCAATACCAGCAGCAAAAGCAACAATAGTTCTGAATTCGCTGGGCTTGGATACAATGGTAAATCTTCCGGCAGGTTCACTTACCCACAGTTCATCACCTTCGTTATAATTCTGAAATAACTGAGAAGTAGCTCCTTCAGAGGAATTCACCTTTATCCCCAGACATATTTTCCCTTCA
Encoded here:
- a CDS encoding BamA/TamA family outer membrane protein; translation: MSCKHYKNSPQKYYKIISFATFVGLLYACSTTKKVPDGEYLLTKNNLEFEDKKVFFDEELKDYIQQKPNKKQFLFMPLSLLLYNMADPKYDTILNEYMTYPGEMRNQKLRDSLFLKYNMKSSVGKSLLFDRLLHNWGTPPVILDQTRSEKSAESIKKRLTYRGYWDADVNFKHTLDSASKKASVNYSIKHNDPTRIKDYFYNIPDQGIKGYYNYNLNRSLVRSGQILDQTVLEREVTRITDLMREFGFYRFNASNDEVYFVADSLKSRKQVPLTLEIHKDSLDTPYKIATFGNIDVAIVDEPGDYPKNTKKDSLRRIRFHTMNDKYKLSSVWRAIIPDSKKVFDQTKLDVTKRNLLSMNNFSIVKARDSLRQGGMTSPNDSIVDVLYVLKPLPKYELKVGTDINYSQVLNLGISPSVDLTTRNVFRGAENLSTSLSGTFGSIRSTKDISKRVAAYEISAQASLNFPRLLLPFNYYKFIPKRYTPTSSILLGASIQNNIGLGRLIFNTGLNYQASVNDQVYHKLTLFNTQVSLTKNKDAYYDYFVNDGRVKDEVFGNYFMFSPETAQTGQDYKDGKLNVDEVSKMIIENDAYRGSLNQQGRDLLTAFTGTLVNKDRQTQDVLISSMIYNFVYSEIGKKEYPNAFYFNGKVELAGNILSIFNKKDNGGGIVTGPQGTIFGLPYAQFVKFDIDTRKYFKFNGNQTLVLRQFIGVGIPYGNSQDMPIIKSYFNGGSNDIRAWVAFGGLGPADSQVDERVRTYMTDNLKLTTNIEYRIPFNKTYEGALFTDIGNTWSLRNYNDGYGDEFKFGKFWKQVGIGSGFGLRLNIAYVTARIDLAYKIYDPNKPEGDRWRFKFIQPFKPTVNIAFGYPF
- a CDS encoding ferredoxin--NADP reductase gives rise to the protein MEQQIYKGKLIQFHPLKIAKKEELTKNTFSLEFEIPENLRENFRFEAGQFVSIRFQSHGEEVINDYSMTSAPYEGKICLGIKVNSSEGATSQLFQNYNEGDELWVSEPAGRFTIVSKPSEFRTIVAFAAGIGITPILSHFKNILHNEPRTRLFLFFGNKSSEDLVYREQLDNLARTCGDRLQIFYFFSQEKTADQFFYGRLDEKKLNLIINQILHLDDTDEESTIWDAVDEVLICGKGEMIKTLANACYHHGIPKKNIHFELFEEFNDDIYPVEREFPLIENIEVEFTMLGKKYTTYLPDNKDKILQQLLMQKFPVPYSCKSGICGSCECSLEEGEVELLENEYLTEKEEEQGHILACMSIVKSKKIKLNFDLS
- a CDS encoding vancomycin high temperature exclusion protein, which translates into the protein MICFCNVWVFGLTNGRTYTKISKIPPREIALVLGTSPKMRSGKSNPYFTKRMDATALLYHHGKIKKIIVSGEKSKGYNEPGAMRNYLVNQEGVPEDIIVEDPKGFNTYKSILRCKDVYKKKNVIIVSQGYHNLRALFFARNNDMNALGFDAQDVTKPESFYRNQTREILARVIAVVYFILGVSPD